A portion of the Cryptosporangium phraense genome contains these proteins:
- a CDS encoding FAD-dependent oxidoreductase, whose product MDQRPLRVAVVGSGPSGIYAAEALTRQTDVEIDVDVLDRLPTPFGLVRYGVAPDHLSIRGIRETLWRLLRDPSVRFLGNVELGTDLTVEELRRHYDAVVYTFGASADRRLGIPGEDLPGSLPATDVVAWYCGHPDAARGAVEEALLTARSAVVVGVGNVALDVGRVLARCGALDHTDMPEHVLSALGSCPVRQIHLLGRRSPAHAAFTTKELRELGKLEGVSVRVDPADLAPHPATDAILASDRAVARNVDVLRGWAEADESGSGPTGVHLRFFTRPVEILGRDRVEGVVVERTALADDGSVVGTGERSVIEAQLVVRSVGYRGVPMVGLPFDSRLNVVPHEQGRVVRDGVAAAGEYVAGWIKRGPSGVIGTNKADAHETVATLLEDATSGALPRAERPGRDAVTDLLAERGVRVFTLDDWRAIDAAEIALGESRGRARTTLATRDALLDAVRATMPAEPIN is encoded by the coding sequence GTGGACCAGCGACCACTTCGGGTAGCTGTCGTCGGATCAGGCCCCTCGGGTATCTACGCGGCCGAGGCGCTGACCCGGCAGACCGACGTGGAGATCGACGTCGACGTCCTTGATCGGCTCCCTACGCCGTTCGGGCTGGTGCGGTACGGCGTGGCGCCCGATCATTTGAGCATCCGCGGCATCCGGGAGACGCTCTGGCGCCTGCTCCGGGACCCGTCGGTGCGCTTCCTCGGCAACGTCGAGCTCGGTACCGACCTCACGGTCGAGGAGCTCCGCCGCCACTACGACGCGGTCGTCTACACGTTCGGGGCCTCGGCCGACCGGCGGCTCGGTATACCGGGCGAGGACCTTCCCGGCAGCCTGCCCGCCACCGACGTCGTCGCCTGGTACTGCGGCCATCCTGACGCGGCCCGGGGGGCGGTCGAGGAGGCGTTGCTGACGGCGCGGTCGGCGGTGGTCGTCGGGGTGGGGAACGTTGCGCTGGATGTTGGGCGGGTGCTGGCGCGGTGCGGGGCGCTCGATCACACCGACATGCCCGAGCACGTCCTGAGCGCGCTGGGGAGCTGCCCGGTTCGTCAGATTCACCTGCTCGGACGTCGGTCCCCAGCGCATGCCGCGTTCACCACGAAGGAGCTGCGCGAGCTGGGCAAGCTCGAGGGCGTCTCCGTGCGGGTGGATCCGGCCGATCTGGCGCCGCATCCGGCCACCGACGCGATCCTGGCTTCCGACCGGGCGGTGGCTCGGAACGTCGACGTACTGCGAGGGTGGGCCGAGGCAGACGAGAGCGGGAGCGGCCCTACCGGGGTCCACCTGCGGTTCTTCACCCGGCCGGTGGAGATCCTGGGCCGTGACCGGGTCGAGGGGGTGGTCGTCGAGCGCACCGCGCTCGCTGACGACGGGTCTGTGGTCGGGACCGGGGAGCGGTCGGTGATCGAGGCTCAGCTGGTCGTGCGGTCGGTCGGGTACCGCGGGGTGCCGATGGTGGGCCTGCCGTTCGACTCGCGTCTGAACGTGGTGCCGCACGAGCAGGGGCGGGTGGTGCGCGACGGGGTGGCGGCGGCCGGGGAGTACGTCGCCGGGTGGATCAAGCGGGGGCCCAGCGGGGTGATCGGCACGAACAAGGCCGACGCGCACGAGACCGTCGCCACGCTGCTCGAGGACGCGACCTCCGGGGCTCTGCCCCGGGCCGAGCGGCCGGGCCGCGACGCGGTCACCGATCTACTGGCCGAGCGGGGCGTCCGGGTGTTCACGCTGGACGACTGGCGCGCGATCGACGCCGCCGAGATCGCCCTCGGCGAGTCCCGGGGCCGGGCTCGCACCACGCTCGCAACGCGGGACGCCCTCCTCGACGCCGTCCGAGCCACCATGCCCGCCGAACCCATCAACTGA
- a CDS encoding serine/threonine-protein kinase translates to MIVDRARIEEALPGYELGAELGRGAFGLVVAGTHRRLGRAVAIKVLGEQGPSEDRFLAEARVLADFDHPHIVRLHDYVEYDGLYLLVMERLNGGSLGARGLGRVTPEYACGLGLAVADALSAAHGRRILHRDIKPDNLLFAGDGTVKVADFGIAKLFDGTTAASSSFVGSPVYMAPEQASLGRLGPATDLYSLCVVLYRLLTGRPLFAGELSPAAMLVAHQATPPPPMPDVATRVAAVILRGLSKDVDDRQPTARAFALDLATAAAGAYGSDWLARAGLPVRVGDDVRDAARSARPGRGGSGVRPFETTVGRRLPDWPWGLPPTRLDEVSSGPLELGPRPIPRPAGRDPATGRGAGGPGAAGRGAAAGRGAGGRRGAVGRDPAAGRAGVGGPGAAVGPDGAAQAVAAGPEGIDRRARDRLPAEPDREAWPAPAAGVGARGDPGGGRADVVAWGPPRDGALVVSATPAWLWADSDRPRGRLARLLPRGRAMAGGAAILGAALAAVVVGLGVSTLSAGPDVVPGPGSVAVGGTTIYVSDPAHNEVRRIDARGLSGSSPVVVAGNGSDGFSGDGGTAVKASLSNPGPLALDGNGNLYIADQGNRRVRKVSSDGTITTVAGGGNRPVSGRTRSTSVRLSEPFTITVSRNGVLFIAEQTRNRVSRVTGGTIEAFAGTGQTGFGGDGLYASWALLNTPTAVAVDPDGERLYIADQGNRRVRVVRVGSGFIRTFAGDGTTGPFRNNVQATIVGIPSVYALAAASDGTVYLGGGDAREVDALGFVRPVALLRTVSISVTRPGDVYFVADERIASGGHVHRLYHRTPEGDLFRMPW, encoded by the coding sequence ATGATCGTCGATCGTGCGCGTATCGAGGAGGCGCTACCCGGCTACGAGCTGGGTGCGGAACTCGGTCGCGGCGCTTTCGGTCTCGTCGTGGCCGGCACCCACCGCCGGCTCGGGCGTGCGGTCGCGATCAAGGTGCTGGGGGAGCAGGGTCCGTCCGAAGACCGGTTCCTGGCCGAGGCCCGCGTGCTGGCCGACTTCGACCATCCCCACATCGTCCGCCTGCACGACTACGTGGAGTACGACGGCCTGTACCTGCTGGTGATGGAGCGGTTGAACGGCGGGAGCCTGGGCGCGCGCGGCCTCGGCCGCGTGACGCCCGAGTACGCGTGCGGACTCGGTCTCGCGGTCGCGGACGCGTTGTCGGCCGCGCACGGCCGACGGATCCTGCACCGGGACATCAAACCCGACAACCTGCTGTTCGCCGGGGACGGGACGGTCAAGGTCGCCGACTTCGGGATCGCGAAGCTGTTCGACGGGACGACGGCGGCATCGAGTTCGTTCGTCGGGTCGCCGGTGTACATGGCGCCGGAGCAGGCGTCGCTCGGCCGGCTCGGGCCGGCGACCGACCTGTACTCGCTGTGCGTCGTGCTCTACCGGCTGCTCACCGGGCGGCCGCTGTTCGCGGGGGAGTTGTCGCCGGCCGCGATGCTGGTCGCGCACCAGGCGACCCCGCCGCCCCCGATGCCGGACGTCGCGACCCGGGTGGCGGCGGTGATCCTGCGCGGCCTGTCGAAGGACGTCGACGACCGGCAGCCGACCGCGCGGGCCTTCGCGCTCGACCTGGCGACGGCGGCGGCCGGGGCGTACGGCTCGGACTGGCTGGCCCGGGCCGGTCTGCCGGTGCGGGTGGGGGACGACGTCCGCGACGCGGCCCGGTCGGCCCGGCCCGGCCGGGGAGGCAGCGGGGTCCGCCCGTTCGAGACGACGGTGGGCCGGCGTCTGCCCGACTGGCCCTGGGGTCTGCCTCCGACCCGCCTGGACGAGGTGTCGTCCGGCCCGCTCGAGCTCGGACCACGCCCGATCCCGCGTCCGGCCGGCCGAGATCCCGCCACCGGGCGTGGCGCCGGTGGGCCGGGCGCGGCCGGGCGCGGTGCCGCGGCCGGCCGCGGCGCTGGTGGGCGGAGAGGCGCCGTCGGCCGAGATCCCGCCGCTGGCCGGGCTGGCGTTGGCGGGCCGGGCGCCGCCGTCGGGCCTGATGGCGCTGCGCAGGCCGTGGCCGCGGGACCGGAGGGCATCGATCGGCGGGCTCGCGATCGCCTTCCGGCCGAGCCGGACCGGGAGGCGTGGCCTGCGCCGGCGGCGGGTGTCGGGGCCCGGGGCGATCCGGGCGGCGGGCGCGCGGACGTCGTCGCCTGGGGACCCCCACGGGACGGTGCGCTCGTGGTGAGCGCGACCCCGGCCTGGCTCTGGGCCGACTCGGACCGCCCCCGCGGCCGGCTGGCCCGCCTGCTCCCACGGGGACGGGCGATGGCGGGTGGGGCGGCGATCCTGGGCGCGGCCCTCGCCGCGGTCGTCGTCGGGCTCGGCGTCAGCACGCTCTCGGCCGGCCCGGACGTCGTCCCCGGCCCGGGCAGCGTCGCCGTCGGCGGCACGACGATCTACGTCTCCGACCCCGCCCACAACGAGGTCCGGAGGATCGACGCCCGCGGCCTCTCCGGCTCCTCGCCGGTCGTCGTGGCCGGCAATGGTTCCGACGGCTTCTCCGGCGACGGCGGCACCGCGGTGAAAGCGTCGCTCAGCAACCCGGGCCCGCTCGCGCTCGACGGCAACGGCAACCTCTACATCGCCGACCAGGGCAACCGCCGCGTCCGCAAGGTCTCCTCCGACGGCACGATCACGACGGTCGCCGGCGGCGGCAACCGCCCGGTCAGCGGCCGGACCCGCAGCACGTCCGTTCGCCTGTCCGAGCCGTTCACGATCACGGTGAGCCGGAACGGCGTCCTCTTCATCGCGGAGCAGACCCGCAATCGGGTCAGCCGGGTGACCGGCGGAACCATCGAGGCGTTCGCCGGAACCGGACAGACCGGCTTCGGCGGCGACGGCCTGTACGCGAGCTGGGCGCTGCTCAACACGCCGACCGCCGTCGCGGTCGACCCGGACGGCGAGCGGCTGTACATCGCCGATCAGGGCAACCGGAGGGTCCGGGTCGTCCGCGTCGGCTCCGGCTTCATCCGGACGTTCGCCGGCGACGGGACGACCGGGCCGTTCCGCAACAACGTGCAGGCCACGATCGTCGGCATCCCGAGTGTGTACGCGCTGGCGGCCGCGTCCGACGGGACCGTCTACCTCGGTGGCGGCGACGCCCGCGAGGTCGACGCGCTGGGCTTCGTGCGGCCGGTGGCGCTGCTGCGCACGGTCTCGATCAGCGTGACCCGCCCCGGCGACGTCTACTTCGTCGCCGACGAACGGATCGCCTCCGGTGGCCACGTCCACCGGCTCTACCACCGCACGCCGGAGGGCGATCTGTTCCGGATGCCGTGGTGA
- a CDS encoding TetR/AcrR family transcriptional regulator, which produces MTAGRKRSEESRSAILTGAVELVREIGYGRLTIEGIAARAGVGKQTIYRWWPSRADVLFEALATHADLEISADDHGSYRADLRAFLSESFALAEASGVAEILRPLMAEAQLDPAFGDRFRDAFLTRRRAALRRVLDRAAERGDLPAQPPPDLVIDVVFGVLWYRVLATREPLVPTLADELTELLAPAASPAPGAR; this is translated from the coding sequence ATGACGGCCGGACGCAAGCGGAGCGAGGAGAGCCGGAGCGCGATCCTCACCGGTGCGGTCGAGCTAGTCCGCGAGATCGGCTACGGCCGGTTGACGATCGAGGGCATCGCGGCCCGGGCCGGCGTCGGCAAGCAGACGATCTACCGGTGGTGGCCGTCGCGGGCCGACGTGCTGTTCGAGGCGCTCGCGACCCACGCCGACCTGGAGATCTCGGCCGACGACCACGGGTCGTACCGGGCCGACCTGCGCGCGTTCCTGTCGGAGTCGTTCGCGCTGGCCGAGGCGTCCGGGGTGGCGGAGATCCTGCGGCCGCTGATGGCCGAGGCACAGCTCGACCCGGCGTTCGGCGACCGGTTCCGGGACGCGTTCCTGACCCGTCGGCGGGCGGCGCTGCGCCGGGTGCTGGACCGGGCCGCGGAGCGCGGCGACCTCCCGGCGCAGCCGCCGCCGGACCTGGTGATCGACGTCGTGTTCGGCGTGCTCTGGTACCGGGTGCTCGCGACCCGCGAACCGCTGGTGCCCACGCTCGCCGACGAGCTCACCGAACTGCTGGCTCCAGCAGCGTCGCCAGCGCCGGGTGCTCGATGA
- a CDS encoding SDR family oxidoreductase yields MPGKTALVLGGTSGIGLATARQLRALGATVHVSGRDKRRLDDLAATDPDLIGHRSDAADPTALGDLAASVNTIDWLVVTVSGAEGMGPVADLDLDVLRRAFDAKFWVHLGAIKAVLPQLSADGSITLVSASSARMGMPGTAGLSALNAAVEGLVRPLAVELAPIRVNAVSPGLVDTPWWSSTPDDARRALFDQIAGVLPARRVASADDVAEAVVLAATNRNLTGTVLESDGGARLVSLA; encoded by the coding sequence ATGCCTGGAAAGACAGCACTCGTTCTCGGTGGCACGTCCGGCATCGGCCTGGCCACGGCCCGGCAACTGCGCGCGCTCGGCGCGACCGTCCACGTCAGCGGGCGCGACAAGCGTCGTCTCGACGATCTCGCCGCCACCGACCCCGACCTGATCGGTCACCGCTCCGACGCCGCCGACCCGACCGCGCTGGGCGACCTGGCCGCGTCGGTGAACACGATCGACTGGCTGGTCGTCACGGTCAGCGGGGCCGAGGGGATGGGCCCGGTCGCCGACCTCGACCTCGACGTTCTGCGCCGGGCGTTCGACGCCAAGTTCTGGGTCCATCTCGGCGCGATCAAGGCCGTGCTGCCGCAGCTGTCCGCGGACGGGTCGATCACGCTGGTCAGTGCGTCGTCGGCGCGGATGGGGATGCCCGGCACCGCTGGTCTGTCGGCGTTGAACGCCGCGGTCGAGGGGCTCGTTCGGCCGCTCGCGGTCGAGCTGGCGCCGATCCGTGTCAACGCGGTCTCGCCCGGGCTCGTCGACACCCCCTGGTGGAGCAGCACCCCGGACGACGCCCGCCGGGCGCTGTTCGACCAGATCGCCGGAGTGCTGCCGGCCCGTCGGGTCGCGTCCGCGGACGACGTCGCCGAGGCCGTCGTGCTGGCGGCCACGAACCGCAACCTCACCGGCACGGTCCTGGAGTCCGACGGCGGCGCCCGCCTGGTCTCCCTGGCCTGA
- a CDS encoding DHA2 family efflux MFS transporter permease subunit produces the protein MTVTEDNSKLTPELLKLAGVIMLGAIMMQLDVTMMSIATNTLINDFHTTLSTFQWVSTGYLLSMASVIPIAGWALERYGARTMWMFTLVVFLLGSVLCGMAWSIGSLIVFRVIQGIGAGMILPLAQSILAIAAGPERLGRVMATIGLPALLGPVLGPILGGLIVTNLSWRWIFYVNLPICALALLLAPRFLPRIAPGAARTPLDVLGLVLLAPAFAAMIYGFAEAGRNGSFSDVAVIGPVVGGLALLVLFTLHSIRRGARALIDVRLFRVRSFAAAAGLIVVASGVMFGALGLLPLYYQQVRAEDALHTGLLLIPLGLGMGSSLVVAGRLADRFPAGPIALVGLVLGGLGGLAYTALGAGTSYVLIGLAEVLSGIGIGAVLVPVMSAALRGLSPEAIPRASVSVRIFQQLGASLGSAVLFVALQRQITDRVSATGPTPDALASSFGSTFWWIVAFAAVAVVPALFLPFRRRRAVQPSTEELTTV, from the coding sequence GTGACCGTCACGGAGGACAACAGCAAGCTGACGCCCGAGCTCCTGAAGCTCGCCGGCGTCATCATGCTCGGCGCGATCATGATGCAGCTCGACGTCACGATGATGTCGATCGCGACGAACACGCTGATCAACGACTTCCACACCACGCTCTCGACGTTCCAGTGGGTCAGCACCGGCTACCTGCTGTCGATGGCGAGCGTCATCCCGATCGCCGGGTGGGCGCTGGAACGCTACGGCGCCCGGACGATGTGGATGTTCACGCTCGTGGTGTTCCTGCTCGGCTCGGTGCTGTGCGGGATGGCCTGGTCGATCGGCAGCCTGATCGTGTTCCGGGTGATCCAGGGCATCGGCGCCGGCATGATCCTCCCGCTGGCCCAGTCGATCCTGGCGATCGCCGCCGGACCGGAGCGGCTCGGGCGGGTGATGGCGACGATCGGTCTCCCCGCGCTGCTCGGCCCGGTTCTGGGGCCGATCCTCGGTGGGCTCATCGTCACGAACCTGTCGTGGCGCTGGATCTTCTACGTCAATCTGCCGATCTGCGCGCTCGCGCTGCTGCTCGCGCCGCGGTTCCTGCCCCGGATCGCACCCGGGGCCGCGCGCACCCCGCTGGACGTGCTCGGGCTGGTGCTGCTCGCGCCGGCGTTCGCGGCGATGATCTACGGCTTCGCCGAGGCCGGACGCAACGGCAGCTTCTCCGACGTCGCGGTCATCGGGCCGGTCGTCGGGGGGCTGGCCCTGCTGGTGCTGTTCACGCTGCACTCGATCCGCCGGGGTGCCCGGGCGCTGATCGACGTCCGGTTGTTCCGGGTGCGCTCGTTCGCCGCCGCGGCCGGGCTGATCGTCGTCGCCAGCGGCGTCATGTTCGGGGCGCTGGGCCTGCTGCCGCTCTACTACCAGCAGGTCCGGGCCGAGGACGCGCTGCACACCGGGTTGCTGCTGATCCCGCTGGGGCTCGGGATGGGCTCGTCGCTGGTGGTCGCCGGGCGGCTCGCCGACCGGTTCCCGGCCGGTCCGATCGCGTTGGTCGGCCTGGTGCTCGGGGGGCTCGGAGGGCTGGCCTACACCGCGCTCGGTGCGGGCACGAGCTACGTGCTGATCGGGCTGGCCGAGGTGTTGAGCGGGATCGGCATCGGCGCGGTGCTCGTGCCGGTGATGAGCGCGGCCCTGCGCGGGCTGTCCCCGGAGGCGATTCCGCGGGCCAGCGTGTCGGTGCGGATCTTCCAGCAGCTCGGGGCGTCGCTCGGGAGCGCGGTGCTGTTCGTCGCGCTGCAGCGTCAGATCACCGATCGGGTGTCGGCGACCGGCCCGACTCCCGACGCGCTGGCGTCGTCGTTCGGCTCGACGTTCTGGTGGATAGTCGCGTTCGCCGCGGTCGCGGTCGTCCCCGCGCTGTTCCTGCCGTTCCGTCGGCGGCGAGCCGTCCAACCGTCCACGGAGGAGCTGACGACGGTGTGA
- a CDS encoding DNA-3-methyladenine glycosylase family protein, with product MTAIVLTPSGPFSLAASTRFLEGFGPARYTGADDGVLRFAFPVETPGAEWPAVGLAVIQRADGAVVADLDDEVPDDVRARASTQLARILSLDVDGSGFAAIGAADPVVGALQARFAGLRPVCFYSPYEAACWAVLSHRVRIAQAAAVKARIASRHGERRTIAGVEMFAFPDPATLLATSELEGVPQPKVERLHALARAAAEGRLTGERLRALDPAEAMADLQRLPGIGPFSAELTLIRGAGAPDVFAQAERRLHATMVQLYRLPGSEPARLNEVARRWSPYRSWVSVLIRVYRESPDRPVELPAGVLAEL from the coding sequence GTGACTGCCATTGTCCTGACGCCCAGCGGGCCGTTCTCGCTCGCGGCCAGCACCCGGTTTCTCGAGGGCTTCGGCCCGGCTCGGTACACCGGCGCCGACGACGGCGTCCTGCGGTTCGCGTTCCCGGTCGAGACCCCCGGTGCCGAGTGGCCGGCCGTGGGGCTCGCCGTGATTCAGCGCGCCGACGGCGCGGTGGTGGCCGATCTCGACGACGAGGTCCCCGACGACGTCCGGGCGCGGGCGTCGACGCAGCTGGCGCGAATCCTCTCGCTCGACGTCGACGGGTCCGGGTTCGCCGCGATCGGGGCGGCCGATCCGGTGGTCGGTGCGTTGCAGGCCAGGTTCGCCGGTCTGCGTCCGGTGTGCTTCTACTCGCCGTACGAGGCCGCCTGCTGGGCCGTGCTCAGTCACCGGGTGCGCATCGCCCAAGCGGCCGCGGTCAAGGCCCGGATCGCGTCTCGGCACGGCGAGCGCCGGACGATCGCCGGGGTCGAGATGTTCGCGTTCCCCGATCCGGCGACGCTGCTCGCCACCAGCGAACTCGAGGGCGTACCGCAGCCCAAGGTCGAGCGCCTGCACGCGCTGGCCCGGGCCGCCGCCGAGGGGCGCCTCACCGGCGAGCGGCTCCGCGCCCTGGACCCCGCCGAGGCCATGGCCGACCTGCAGCGCCTGCCCGGCATCGGCCCGTTCTCAGCCGAGCTGACGCTGATCCGAGGCGCCGGCGCGCCCGACGTATTCGCCCAGGCCGAGCGCCGGCTGCACGCGACGATGGTGCAGCTCTATCGACTCCCGGGCAGCGAGCCGGCCCGGCTGAACGAGGTCGCCCGTCGCTGGTCGCCGTATCGGAGTTGGGTGTCGGTGTTGATTCGCGTCTACCGGGAGTCGCCGGACCGCCCGGTCGAATTGCCGGCCGGCGTCCTGGCCGAGCTGTAG
- a CDS encoding ArsR/SmtB family transcription factor: MADLADVLGAVGDPIRFEVLRLLATRGPSAQSALAERLGLTPSRLGNHLAALRASGLVRTSREGRSTRYDVTDPDAVRALIAAVESLALDVGAPSARTPGDEGELSAFARARTCYDHLAGDAGVRLLDRLVAEGALIPGPDAESVLTPGDGLAAALERLDVDYPDVGRRKLAIGCLDATAGRPHLGGALGGEILRTFVRRGLLTPGPSPRSLIEHPALATLLEPAVR; the protein is encoded by the coding sequence ATGGCGGACCTGGCGGACGTACTGGGCGCGGTCGGTGACCCGATCCGCTTCGAGGTCCTGCGCCTGCTCGCCACCCGGGGTCCGTCCGCTCAGTCCGCGCTGGCCGAGCGACTCGGCCTCACCCCCTCCCGCCTCGGTAACCACCTCGCCGCGCTGCGCGCGTCCGGTCTGGTCCGGACGTCGCGCGAGGGCCGTTCCACCCGTTACGACGTCACCGATCCGGACGCCGTCCGCGCGCTGATCGCGGCCGTGGAGTCACTGGCCCTGGACGTCGGCGCCCCGAGCGCCAGAACCCCGGGCGACGAGGGCGAGCTCTCGGCGTTCGCCCGGGCCCGGACCTGCTACGACCACCTGGCCGGCGACGCTGGCGTCCGGCTGCTAGACCGGCTGGTCGCGGAGGGCGCCCTGATCCCCGGCCCGGACGCCGAGTCCGTGCTCACCCCCGGCGACGGCCTGGCCGCAGCCCTGGAGCGGCTCGACGTCGACTACCCGGACGTCGGACGGCGGAAGCTCGCCATCGGCTGCCTCGACGCCACCGCCGGCCGCCCGCACCTCGGCGGCGCGCTCGGCGGCGAGATCCTCCGGACGTTCGTCCGGCGCGGCCTGCTGACGCCCGGCCCGTCCCCGCGCAGCCTCATCGAGCACCCGGCGCTGGCGACGCTGCTGGAGCCAGCAGTTCGGTGA
- a CDS encoding MFS transporter — protein MEGRLLFGTGINGIGGGLWFTIWALYLTRVIGLPAGRLGLSLAVAGVVGIALSLPGGAIADRFGARRVALTINLVRAVACLAFLAVDGLVALTLVAAVFNGAQVVGSGVGNALITGLFDDERRMRMLARSRAAVHAGNTVGAGIGAAVLAVDQRWAYAAAIVFNAVTFVVNAGLLAGVPETPTRRRLSRWAGLRGPAIRDRRYLLAMAPITALTACWAVQSTGIPLWVVSSTSAPPVVAAGTVIVSSVLIAGLQSAVSARVLTIRQGAVAATLAGVVLAVSCLVFLPAAGKGAGWAAVIVLGGGLLHVVGELLFVSGQWAVSVGLMREEFRGEYLGVSAAMTGVVQEFAPGVVVGLVGGLGGVGWVAMAGFFVACAVPILPLAARAASGVGDAAGVAGAGGAGAGDGGGVGAGAVS, from the coding sequence GTGGAAGGTCGTCTCCTGTTCGGGACCGGCATCAACGGCATCGGCGGCGGGCTCTGGTTCACGATCTGGGCGCTGTACCTGACCCGGGTGATCGGCCTGCCCGCCGGTCGGCTGGGGCTATCGCTCGCGGTGGCCGGAGTCGTCGGGATCGCGCTGTCGCTGCCCGGCGGGGCGATCGCCGACCGGTTCGGCGCGCGCCGGGTCGCGCTGACGATCAACCTGGTGCGCGCGGTCGCCTGCCTGGCCTTCCTCGCGGTGGACGGGCTGGTCGCGCTGACGCTGGTCGCGGCCGTGTTCAACGGGGCCCAGGTGGTCGGGTCCGGGGTCGGGAACGCGCTCATCACCGGGCTGTTCGACGATGAGCGGCGGATGCGGATGCTGGCCCGGTCGCGGGCCGCCGTGCACGCCGGGAACACGGTCGGGGCCGGGATCGGGGCGGCCGTGCTGGCCGTGGATCAGCGGTGGGCCTACGCGGCGGCGATCGTGTTCAACGCGGTCACGTTCGTGGTGAACGCGGGGCTGCTGGCCGGGGTGCCGGAGACGCCGACCCGGCGACGGCTGAGCCGGTGGGCGGGGCTGCGCGGGCCCGCGATCCGGGACCGGCGGTACCTGCTGGCGATGGCCCCGATCACCGCGCTGACCGCGTGCTGGGCCGTGCAGTCGACCGGGATTCCGCTCTGGGTCGTGTCGTCGACGTCGGCCCCGCCGGTGGTGGCCGCGGGCACGGTGATCGTCAGTTCGGTGCTGATAGCCGGGTTGCAGAGCGCGGTGAGCGCGCGGGTGCTGACGATCCGGCAGGGCGCGGTCGCGGCGACGCTCGCCGGGGTGGTGCTCGCGGTGAGCTGCCTGGTGTTTCTTCCGGCGGCCGGGAAGGGGGCGGGATGGGCGGCGGTGATCGTGCTCGGGGGTGGGTTGCTGCATGTAGTCGGTGAGCTGTTGTTCGTGAGTGGGCAGTGGGCGGTGTCGGTGGGGTTGATGCGGGAGGAGTTTCGGGGGGAGTACCTGGGTGTGAGCGCGGCGATGACCGGGGTGGTGCAGGAGTTCGCGCCGGGGGTGGTGGTGGGGTTGGTCGGGGGTTTGGGTGGGGTGGGATGGGTGGCGATGGCGGGGTTCTTCGTCGCGTGTGCGGTGCCGATCCTGCCCCTGGCCGCGCGAGCGGCGTCTGGCGTGGGGGACGCAGCCGGCGTGGCCGGGGCCGGCGGAGCCGGCGCGGGTGACGGGGGCGGGGTGGGCGCGGGGGCCGTCAGTTGA
- a CDS encoding TetR/AcrR family transcriptional regulator produces the protein MSESREALLAAAAEEFAQYGLHGARIRAIVARAGVNERMIYHHFGSKEGLYGAVMDEQRRAIAEAWWPALEKAREMEPLEGMRYVLRSSLDLAIAHPHRSALFLQEQLAGHFGTLHPTSPEQLPAQIRELYERGQRDGVFRKDLPFVLAYSTAIGSIMAMGATSAKSFEFLAPVLAMGEDRAKELVIDQFVQGMTPPSN, from the coding sequence GTGAGCGAGAGCAGAGAGGCCCTCCTTGCGGCCGCCGCCGAGGAGTTCGCGCAGTACGGGCTGCACGGTGCTCGGATCCGCGCGATCGTCGCCCGCGCCGGCGTCAACGAGCGCATGATCTACCACCACTTCGGCAGCAAGGAAGGCCTGTACGGAGCGGTCATGGACGAGCAGCGCCGGGCCATCGCGGAGGCGTGGTGGCCGGCCCTGGAGAAGGCTCGGGAGATGGAGCCGCTCGAGGGCATGCGGTACGTGCTCCGGTCGTCGCTCGACCTGGCGATCGCCCACCCGCACCGGTCGGCGCTGTTCCTGCAGGAGCAACTGGCCGGGCACTTCGGCACGTTGCATCCGACCTCGCCCGAGCAGTTGCCCGCGCAGATCCGGGAGCTGTACGAGCGAGGGCAGCGCGACGGCGTCTTCCGGAAGGACCTGCCGTTCGTCCTGGCCTACAGCACGGCGATCGGCTCGATCATGGCGATGGGCGCCACGAGCGCGAAGTCGTTCGAGTTCCTGGCCCCGGTCCTGGCGATGGGCGAGGACCGGGCGAAGGAGCTGGTGATCGACCAGTTCGTGCAGGGAATGACCCCGCCTTCCAACTGA